A genomic segment from Oryctolagus cuniculus chromosome 16 unlocalized genomic scaffold, mOryCun1.1 SUPER_16_unloc_1, whole genome shotgun sequence encodes:
- the LOC138847779 gene encoding vomeronasal type-2 receptor 116-like — protein sequence MKPLHKHQSLTSYHGFPIHKQVSNSVSVLSLSFSSDAEQCIPCADHEYPNMERNRCLPKLVTFLAFEESLGMALACMALCFSVLTAAILWVFVKHRDTPIVKANNRTLSYILLITLLLCFLCSLLFLGRPNTATCLLQQITFGLVFTVAVSTVLAKTITVILAFKVTKPGRTIRRLLVSGASNSVIPICFLIQLALCGIWLGTSPPFIDTDAHSEHGHIILVCNKGSATAFYCVLGYLGSLALASFTVAFLARNLPDTFNEAKFLTFSMLVFCSVWVTFLPVYHSTKGKVMVAVEVFSILASSVGLLGCIFLPKCYIILLRPERNSLKGLKKRASSKGF from the exons ATGAAGCCTTTACATAAGCATCAGAGTCTCACTTCATATCATGGCTTCCCAATACATa AACAAGTCAGCAATTCAGTGTCAGTGTTGAGTCTCTCTTTTTCCTCAGATGCAGAGCAGTGCATCCCGTGTGCAgatcacgagtacccaaacaTGGAGAGAAACCGCTGCCTCCCCAAGCTGGTGACCTTCTTAGCGTTTGAGGAATCCCTTGGGATGGCTCtggcctgcatggctctgtgcttctctgtcctcacagctgccatcctctgggtctttgtgaagcaccgagacactcccatcgtcaaggccaataacaggaccctcagctacatcctgctcatcaccctcctcctgtgcttcctctgctccttactcttccttggccgtcctaacacagccacctgccttcTCCAGCAAATAACATTTGgccttgtgttcacagtggctgtttccaccgtgctggccaagaccatcactgtgattctTGCCTTCAAGGTTACAAAACCTGGAAGAACTATCAGGCGATTGCTGGTATCAGGAGCTTCTAACTCTGTCATTCCTATCTGTTtcctgatccaactggctcttTGTGGcatctggcttgggacttctcctccctttattgacacagatgcacactctgagcatggccacatcatcctggtgtgcaacaagggttcagccactgccttctactgtgtcctgggctacctgggctccttggccctggccagcttcactgtggctttcctagccaggaacctgcctgacacattcaatgaagccaagttcctgacgttcagcatgctggtgttctgcagtgtctgggtgaccttcctgcctgtctaccacagcaccaaggggaaggtcatggtggccgtggaggtcttctccatcttggcctccagtgtggggctcctgggctgcatcttcctccccaagtgctacattattctcttaAGACCAGAAAGGAATTCTTTGAAAGGCTTAAAGAAAAGAGCAAGTTCTAAGGGATTCTAA